A stretch of Brassica napus cultivar Da-Ae chromosome C6, Da-Ae, whole genome shotgun sequence DNA encodes these proteins:
- the LOC111202630 gene encoding uncharacterized protein LOC111202630 produces MSEIHGNLHNVSVSQSSNIDLEMDTQDYLWKTMGNLIQDSYVKGFDPSQKAKDDDPMEWLTLLTSLNPKETPLTSFKPKETSLPFLRDRDLPDDRVKDKDYSLVFVPEESWVKLVEWSLTSMELQIGPSMFTKEMSARIVGPTEWLENYKIDVMLFLSRERTTLGRWKANKVAFMSCVFSNQMKCSYATFEKDKTKFKVEGLLHDYGTGQLPPHGRTGLVWDVDVSRMYVPVFVHGNHWISMCVNFVTRMIEVFDCAGLKHHKDVELFANLIPRIVKAVQSAEKKKHLNVVKYKVVYVPVPFINKSSSDCGVYALKFIECHALGLDFTLVNDDNIHEARHNIAYDLWEAANNPELMLRMSKYTPPKTITSDVVELV; encoded by the exons ATGTCTGAGATTCATGGGAATTTGCATAATGTATCTGTCTCCCAATCGTCTAACATTGATCTAGAGATGGATACACAAGATTATTTATGGAAGACAATGGGAAATCTTATACAAGATTCATATGTGAAAGGATTCGATCCATCCCAAAAAGCAAAGGATGATGACCCAATGGAATGGTTAACCCTACTGACTTCATTGAATCCCAAGGAAACCCCACTGACTTCATTCAAGCCCAAGGAAACCTCACTGCCATTTTTACGGGACAGAGATTTGCCTGACGATCGTGTAAAAGATAAGGATTACTCCTTGGTTTTCGTCCCCGAAGAATCTTGGGTCAAACTCGTTGAGTGGTCCTTAACTTCCAT GGAACTTCAGATTGGACCTTCAATGTTTACAAAAGAGATGTCAGCACGTATAGTTGGACCTACAGAGTGGTTAGAGAACTAT AAAATTGATGTCATGTTATTCTTATCCCGGGAGAGGACAACATTGGGAAGATGGAAGGCAAACAAGGTCGCTTTCATGAGCTGCGTTTTCAGTAACCAAATGAAGTGTTCATACGCCACTTTTGAAAAGGACAAGACTAAGTTTAAAGTAGAAGGGTTGCTACACGACTACGGGACAGGTCAACTTCCTCCTCATGGAAGAACGGGACTTGTGTGGGATGTGGACGTCAGCCGTATGTATGTTCCTGTTTTTGTCCACGGTAACCACTGGATCTCTATGTGCGTTAATTTCGTTACTCGAATGATTGAAGTCTTTGATTGTGCCGGATTGAAACACCATAAAGATGTGGAGCTTTTTGCGAATCTTATCCCTCGGATTGTAAAAGCTGTCCAGTCAGCTGAGAAAAAGAAGCATCTCAACGTCGTTAAATATAAAGTCGTGTACGTGCCAGTGCCATTCATAAACAAGAGTAGTAGTGACTGTGGAGTTTATGCACTGAAATTCATCGAGTGTCACGCTCTAGGCTTGGATTTCACACTGGTGAACGACGACAACATTCATGAAGCCAGACATAATAttgcatatgatctttgggaaGCTGCAAACAATCCCGAGCTGATGTTGCGAATGTCAAAGTACACACCTCCGAAGACAATAACTTCTGATGTTGTGGAGCTTGTTTAG
- the LOC106405786 gene encoding phosphatidylinositol 4-kinase alpha 1, translated as MEALTELCDIIAENPKQFSEKLAWICGRCPQTEWLLAESPRVSRSHLNAVLAVARIISKNPESTDNRAKSAMNDFLSAVPASLRRSFWPHSFPSQSISSFYCDFLSYLSCAADLSPEFATEVARFTGEVVIAATSCGGGDGDGDPSIAKAFLVALSQNFPSILQSDGDKLITMLLDQFVVSRAPPSPKEQQNSANSDTSSAQSSPVSTNRYPSGKTEESSPGDGSTVSSKSSSSVVVNGGSIVWKTGVDQLSFGFSEGSGGSNPVFRQQVASFEDESIESLEKQEIAFRLITHILEKVKVDSKLQDQVRFIAKRQLQSMSAFLKSRKRDWNEQGPLLKTRVNAKLSVYQAVAKMKIKSLVSLETDGKTSKRLVLETLALLLDAADACLTSVWRKMKACEELFGSLLSGIAKIAVERGGQPLRVLLIRLKPLVLAVCAQPDQGALLESVFKTSCEIIESGWAKDRAPVDTFVMGLASSIRERNDYEEQVDREKQVPAVQLNVIRLLADLNVAVKKPEVADMILPLFIESLEEGDASAPSFLRLQLLDAVSRIATLGFEKSYRETVVLMTRSYLSKLSSVGSVESKTSAPEATTERIETLPAGFLTIANGLADTKLRSDYRHRLLSLCSDVGLAAESKSGGSGVDFLGPLLPAVAEICSDFDPTLDVEPSLLKLFRNLWFYIALFGLAPPILKASTPAGKSTSNSVNSGSMNAALQAVGGPYMWNTEWVLAVQRISQGTPPLVVSSVKWLEDELELNALHNPGSRRGNGNEKVASTQRLALSTALGGRVDVASMNTISGVKATYLLAVAFLEIIRFISNGGILNGDSSVSASRSAFSCVFEYLKTPNLTPAVSQCLTAIVHRSFETAVSWLEDRISLTGKDARNRELTTYAHACFLIKSMSQRDEHVRNISVNLLTQLRDKFPQVLWHSSCLDSLLFSVYDNTSSTVVNDPAWTAAVRSLYQKVVREWIIISLSYAPCTSQGLLQDKLCKANTWQRAQTTTDVVSLLSEIKIGTGKNEIWSGIRTANIPAVMAAAAAASGANLKVSESFNLEVLGTGVVSATVKCNHAGEIAGMRRLYNSIGGFQSGSAPSGFGGGLQRLISGAFSQAPQPEDDSFNEMLIARFVRLLQQFVNTAEKGGEVDKTQFRETCSQATALLLSNLGTESKTNVEGFSQLLRLLCWCPAYISTPDAMETGIFIWTWLVSAAPQLVSLVLAELVDAWIWTIDTKRGLFASDVRYSGPAAKLRPHLAPGEPEGSPESDPVDQIVAHRLWLGFLIDRFEVVRHNSTEQLLLLGRMLQRSTDLEWCFTRHPAAAGTFFSLMLLGLKFCSCQTQGNMQKFRSGLQLLEDRIYRTSLGWFAHQPEWYDVNIPNFCQSEALSVSVFVHFLSNELSELSPSDSKGKSREIGNLIDVTDQYHPVWGEMDNYTVGKEKRKQLLLMLCQHEADRLDVWAQPISSKDSPYSRLKISSEKWTEHAKTAFSVDPRIALSLASRFPANAAVKSEVTQLVQTHIVDLRTIPQALPYFVTPKNVEEDSALLQQLPHWAACSITQALEFLTPAYKGHPRVMAYVLRVLESYPPDRVTFFMPQLVQSLRYDEGRLVEGYLLRATQRSDIFAHILIWHLQGESVQETPKEGAIDKNASFQEILPQVRQHIIDGFSPSALDMFTREFDFFDKVTSISGVLFPLPKEERRAGIRRELEKIEMQGDDLYLPTAPSKLVRGIRVDSGIPLQSAAKVPIMITFNVVDRDGDHNDVKPQACIFKVGDDCRQDVLALQVISLLRDIFQAVGLNLYLFPYGVLPTGDERGIIEVVPNTRSRSQMGETTDGGLYEIFQQDYGPVGSATFETARENFLISSAGYAVASLLLQPKDRHNGNLLFDDVGRLVHIDFGFILETSPGGNMRFESAHFKLSHEMTQLLDPSGVMKSKTWHQFVSLCVKGYLAARRYMDGIISTVQMMLDSGLPCFSRGDPIGNLRKRFHPEMSEREAAHFMIHVCTDAYNKWTTAGYDLIQYLQQGIEK; from the exons ATGGAGGCATTGACGGAGCTTTGCGACATTATAGCGGAGAATCCGAAGCAATTCTCGGAGAAACTAGCTTGGATATGCGGCCGTTGTCCTCAAACGGAATGGCTCCTCGCCGAATCGCCTAGGGTTTCTCGGAGCCATCTCAACGCGGTCTTGGCCGTCGCGCGGATCATCTCCAAGAACCCCGAATCAACCGACAACCGCGCCAAATCCGCCATGAATGATTTCCTCAGCGCTGTCCCCGCGTCGTTGCGCCGCTCCTTCTGGCCGCATTCCTTCCCTTCGCAGTCGATCTCTTCGTTCTATTGCGATTTCTTGAGTTACCTTTCGTGCGCGGCGGATCTATCGCCGGAGTTCGCCACCGAGGTTGCTAGGTTTACAGGTGAGGTCGTGATTGCCGCCACGAGCTGCGGCGGCGGCGATGGGGATGGTGATCCGTCGATTGCCAAGGCGTTCTTGGTGGCGCTCTCTCAGAATTTCCCGTCGATTCTGCAGTCTGATGGGGATAAATTGATCACAATGCTGCTTGATCAGTTTGTTGTGAGCCGTGCGCCTCCATCGCCCAAGGAACAGCAGAACTCGGCGAACTCTGATACTTCCTCGGCTCAGAGCTCTCCCGTTAGCACGAATCGTTATCCCTCAGGAAAAACTGAGGAGTCTAGTCCTGGCGACGGCTCCACCGTGTCCTCTAAGAGTTCTTCGTCTGTTGTGGTGAATGGGGGTAGCATCGTGTGGAAGACTGGGGTTGATCAGCTGAGCTTCGGATTTAGTGAAGGTAGTGGAGGCTCTAACCCTGTGTTTAGACAACAAGTGGCTTCTTTTGAGGATGAGTCCATCGAGAGCTTGGAGAAGCAAGAGATTGCTTTTAGGTTGATCACTCATATTTTGGAGAAAGTCAAAGTTGATTCCAAACTTCAGGATCAAGTGCGGTTTATAGCGAAGAGGCAGCTCCAGTCCATGTCTGCGTTTCTGAAG TCAAGAAAACGAGACTGGAACGAACAAGGTCCACTTCTGAAAACTCGAGTCAATGCGAAGCTCTCTGTTTATCAGGCTGTAGCTAAAATGAAAATCAAGAGCCTGGTGTCTCTGGAAACAGATGGAAAAACTTCTAAAAGGTTGGTCCTGGAGACTCTTGCATTGCTATTAGATGCTGCCGATGCCTGCTTGACATCTGTGTGGCGGAAAATGAAGGCCTGTGAAGAGCTGTTCGGTTCTCTGCTTTCTGGGATTGCAAAGATTGCAGTCGAAAGAGGAGGCCAGCCACTTCGTGTGTTGCTCATCCGACTTAAACCATTGGTACTGGCAGTCTGTGCTCag CCTGATCAAGGGGCTTTGCTTGAGAGCGTATTTAAGACTAGTTGTGAGATTATTGAATCTGGCTGGGCCAAGGACCGGGCCCCAGTGGACACCTTCGTTATGGGGCTAGCGTCAAGTATTCGTGAAAGAAATGATTATGAAGAACAG GTTGATAGAGAAAAGCAAGTGCCTGCTGTACAGCTAAATGTGATACGGCTGCTTGCTGATCTCAATGTTGCTGTGAAGAAGCCCGAAGTAGCAGACATGATATTGCCACTTTTTATTGAAAGCTTGGAAGAGGGTGATGCTTCGGCTCCTAGCTTCTTGCGACTCCAA CTTCTTGATGCTGTTTCTCGCATAGCAACGTTAGGGTTTGAGAAATCTTACCGCGAGACGGTAGTTCTGATGACCAGAAGTTACTTGAGCAAACTGTCGAGTGTAGGATCTGTAGAAAGCAAAACATCAGCACCAGAAGCTACTACTGAGCGTATAGAg ACTCTTCCTGCAGGTTTTCTTACAATTGCCAATGGTCTTGCGGATACAAAATTGCGTTCGGACTATCGCCATCGTTTGCTTTCCTTATGTTCAGATGTAGGCCTGGCTGCCGAGTCCAAAAGTGGCGG GAGTGGTGTGGATTTTTTAGGCCCTCTTCTTCCTGCAGTGGCGGAAATATGTTCGGATTTTGATCCTACTTTGGATGTGGAACCCTCACTTTTGAAGTTGTTCCGCAATCTTTGGTTCTATATAGCCCTTTTTGGCTTAGCACCTCCTATTTTGAAAGCTTCAACACCAGCTGGGAAGTCAACCTCCAATTCAGTGAACAGTGGGAGCATGAATGCTGCTTTGCAAGCTGTGGGAGGGCCTTACATGTGGAATACAGAGTGGGTTCTTGCTGTTCAGCGGATTTCTCAAGGCACTCCCCCTCTT GTTGTCAGTTCTGTAAAATGGCTTGAAGACGAATTGGAACTCAACGCGCTTCATAATCCCGGTAGTCGTCGAGGAAATGGAAATGAGAAAGTAGCTTCAACACAGAGACTTGCTCTTTCAACTGCCTTAGGTGGCCGAGTTGACGTTGCATCAATGAACACCATTTCAG GAGTGAAAGCTACCTATTTGCTTGCTGTTGCTTTTTTGGAAATCATACGCTTTATTAGCAACGGGGGTATCCTTAACGGCGACTCGAGTGTATCTGCTTCTAGAAGTGCCTTCAGCTGTGTCTTCGAATATCTGAAAACTCCAAATCTTACTCCTGCTGTTTCCCAGTGCTTGACGGCAATTGTGCATAGATCCTTTGAAACAGCCGTCTCATGGCTG GAAGATCGAATATCACTTACTGGGAAAGATGCTCGTAATAGAGAACTGACAACGTATGCACATGCTTGTTTCCTCATAAAGAGTATGTCACAGAGAGATGAACACGTTCGAAATATCTCTGTGAACCTGTTGACTCAGTTACGGGACAAGTTTCCTCAG GTCCTCTGGCATTCTTCGTGTCTCGATAGTTTGCTGTTTTCTGTTTATGACAATACATCTTCAACAGTTGTCAATGATCCTGCTTGGACTGCTGCTGTTCGATCTTTATACCAGAAAGTTGTTCGAGAATGGATCATAATATCGCTTTCATATGCTCCATGTACCAGTCAGGGTTTGCTTCAG GATAAGCTGTGTAAGGCAAACACATGGCAGCGAGCACAAACTACAACGGATGTGGTTTCTCTTCTATCTGAGATAAAGATTGGAACTGGGAAAAACGAAATTTGGTCAGGGATAAGAACTGCAAATATTCCAGCGGTGATGGCTGCAGCAGCTGCAGCATCAGGGGCAAACTTAAAAGTTTCTGAATCCTTTAACTTGGAGGTACTTGGTACTGGAGTAGTCAGTGCAACAGTGAAATGCAACCATGCTGGGGAAATTGCTGGTATGCGAAGGTTGTACAACAGTATTGGTGGATTTCAATCTGGCTCAGCGCCTAGTGGTTTTGGTGGTGGTCTTCAAAGATTAATATCTGGGGCATTTTCCCAGGCACCACAACCAGAGGATGACTCATTCAATGAGATGTTAATCGCGCGGTTTGTGCGTCTCCTTCAGCAATTTGTTAATACTGCTGAAAAAGGTGGAGAGGTGGATAAGACACAATTCCGAGAAACTTGTTCTCAAGCAACTGCACTACTTCTGTCAAACCTG GGTACTGAGTCAAAAACGAATGTGGAAGGCTTTTCTCAGTTACTTCGTCTCCTTTGTTGGTGTCCTGCATATATATCTACTCCAGATGCTATGGAAACCGGAATTTTTATTTGGACCTGGTTGGTTTCTGCTGCTCCTCAACTTGTATCTCTAGTCCTTGCCGAGCTTGTTGATGCATGGATATGGACAATTGATACAAAGCGAGGACTCTTTGCGTCTGATGTGCGATACTCTGGGCCAGCTGCAAAATTAAGACCTCATCTTGCCCCTGGGGAACCAGAAGGATCACCAGAAAGTGATCCAGTTGACCAAATAGTCGCTCACAGACTGTGGCTTGGATTTTTAATTGATCGTTTTGAG GTTGTTCGACATAATAGTACGGAGCAACTCTTGCTGCTAGGTCGGATGTTACAACGGAGTACAGACCTTGAATGGTGCTTTACTCGCCACCCTGCAGCTGCTGGtacctttttttctttgatgCTCCTTGGACTGAAGTTCTGCTCATGCCAAACACAAGGCAACATGCAGAAATTTAGATCTGGACTCCAGCTATTGGAAGATCGAATTTACAG GACTTCCTTAGGCTGGTTTGCTCATCAACCAGAGTGGTATGATGTAAATATTCCGAATTTTTGTCAAAGCGAGGCTCTATCTGTTTCGGTTTTTGTTCACTTTTTATCAAACGAGCTATCGGAATTAAGTCCGTCTGATTCCAAAGGAAAATCTCGTGAAATTGGGAACTTGATTGACGTG ACCGATCAGTATCATCCCGTCTGGGGTGAGATGGACAACTACACTGTgggaaaagaaaaaaggaagcaGTTGCTCCTAATGCTCTGCCAGCATGAAGCTGACAGGCTTGACGTATGGGCCCAACCTATTAGTTCAAA GGACAGTCCATATTCGCGGCTGAAAATAAGCTCCGAAAAATGGACCGAACATGCTAAAACCGCCTTTTCAGTGGACCCTCGCATTGCTTTATCTCTTGCTTCAAGATTTCCGGCAAATGCTGCTGTGAAATCCGAAGTCACTCAGCTTGTTCAG ACACATATTGTAGATCTTCGTACAATTCCCCAGGCATTGCCGTACTTTGTAACACCCAAAAATGTTGAAGAGGACTCGGCGCTGTTGCAGCAGCTACCACACTGGGCTGCTTGTTCAATCACACAGGCTCTTGAGTTCCTCACTCCTGCTTATAAAGGTCATCCACGTGTCATGGCATATGTACTAAGAGTTTTGGAGTCCTATCCTCCTGACCGAGTTACTTTCTTCATGCCCCAGTTGGTGCAGTCTCTACGCTATGATGAAGGG AGGTTGGTGGAAGGGTATCTTCTTAGAGCTACCCAAAGAAGCGACATATTTGCCCATATTCTCATTTGGCATCTGCAG GGTGAGTCTGTTCAGGAAACACCAAAGGAGGGCGCTATCGATAAG AATGCATCATTCCAAGAAATTTTGCCACAAGTTCGGCAGCATATTATTGATGGTTTCAGTCCCAGTGCCTTGGACATGTTCACTAGAGAGTTCGACTTCTTTGACAAAGTTACATCGATTTCCGGGGTGCTATTTCCCCTTCCAAAAGAAGAGCGCAGAGCCGGTATCAGGAG GGAGTTAGAGAAAATTGAAATGCAGGGAGATGACCTCTATTTGCCAACTGCTCCTAGTAAGCTTGTTAGGGGTATCCGTGTAGACAGTGGAATACCCTTACAATCAGCTGCCAAAGTCCCTATTATGATAACTTTCAACGTTGTTGATCGTGATGGTGACCATAATGATGTGAAACCACAGGCTTGCATTTTCAAG GTTGGAGATGATTGCCGACAAGATGTTCTTGCCCTTCAAGTGATATCTCTTCTTAGAGATATATTTCAAGCGGTTGGTCTTAATCTTTATCTTTTTCCATATGGAGTACTCCCAACTGGTGACGAGAGGGGAATCATTGAG GTTGTGCCTAACACACGAAGCAGAAGTCAAATGGGTGAAACAACTGACGGGGGTTTGTATGAAATTTTTCAACAAGACTATGGACCCGTGGGCTCAGCCACCTTTGAAACAGCAAGAGAGAACTTCCTCATCAGCAGTGCCGGTTATGCTGTGGCTAGTCTTTTGCTCCAACCCAAAGACAGACACAACGGAAATCTCCTCTTTGATGA CGTGGGAAGACTTGTCCACATCGACTTTGGTTTCATATTAGAAACTTCACCTGGTGGAAACATGCGGTTCGAGAGTGCTCACTTCAAATTGAGCCACGAAATGACTCAGTTGCTAGATCCATCAGGTGTTATGAAAAGCAAAACATGGCATCAATTTGTGAG CTTGTGCGTCAAAGGATACTTGGCTGCTCGCCGGTACATGGACGGGATCATAAGCACGGTGCAAATGATGCTAGACAGTGGATTGCCTTGCTTTAGCAGAGGAGATCCAATTGGTAACCTAAGGAAAAGATTTCACCCAGAGATGAGCGAACGTGAAGCTGCACACTTCATGATCCATGTCTGTACAGATGCGTATAACAAGTGGACTACTGCTGGCTACGACTTGATTCAGTATCTGCAACAAGGCATCGAGAAgtaa
- the LOC125588296 gene encoding uncharacterized protein LOC125588296 has translation MGMEIELPKLIAEAGAEHHVDKINNTCRLTVLGLLKKQLEDEYNEVLRDLVFGKVIHSFICKMLDISKRHELWFSFARKPLRFSMQEFYAVTGLKCEADKDTDFEALRNDKGVWDTLLKQNGEVDMKTIRLKHLTECKDWSRVDRVRLVYLCVICFLMTKDEKINIPHAYIKLVMDFDKLRKYPWGLHAYDLLLDSIKKARFKLKKNSYVLDGFSYALQIWLMEAIPDIGTLLGQKYKEGITSVRCQNCMERTKAVVFPFISDTGNNDVVASVRFKRDDEKKDERVDKIISLINAKFDWSKFVWQVEEDMRTQDQLHEKVDVAVEASQDQIDGKDEVAVEGELEVSEKEEQVEPVAKRRVTRNAKDPGCESRKRQLLCQRAAEQNTGLDDQTKIFITGLFNTSFNSMKEEVKKHVDHRYDKLDSEIA, from the exons ATGG GAATGGAAATTGAGCTTCCAAAACTCATAGCTGAAGCAGGGGCTGAGCATCATGTTGATAAGATTAACAACACTTGTAGGTTGACAGTTCTGGGGCtactgaagaagcaacttgaggatgAGTATAATGAAGTTTTGAGAGACCTTGTATTTG GGAAGGTTATTCACAGCTTCATCTGCAAAATGCTAGACATTTCAAAGCGTCACGAGTTATGGTTTAGCTTTGCTAGAAAGCCTCTTCGGTTTTCTATGCAAGAGTTCTACGCTGTGACAGGTCTCAAATGTGAAGCAGACAAAGACACTGATTTTGAAGCTTTGAGAAATGATAAGGGGGTTTGGGACACTTTGCTGAAGCAAAATGGAGAAGTAGACATGAAGACAATTAGGCTGAAGCATCTTACGGAGTGCAAGGACTGGTCGCGTGTGGACAGGGTCAGACTAGTCTACCTTTGTGTTATTTGTTTTCTGATGACTAAGGATGAGAAGATCAATATCCCTCATGCATACATAAAATTAGTGATGGATTTTGATAAACTGAGGAAGTATCCGTGGGGTCTTCATGCCTACGATCTGCTTCTGGATTCCATAAAGAAAGCAAGGTTCAAGTTGAAGAAGAACAGTTATGTATTAGATGGATTCTCCTATGCCCTACAGATTTGGCTTATGGAGGCGATTCCAGACATTGGGACTTTGCTGGGTCAAAAGTACAAGGAAGGCATAACCAGTGTGAGATGTCAGAACTGTATGGAAAGAACT AAAGCGGTTGTGTTTCCATTCATATCTGATACCGGAAACAATGATGTCGTTGCTAGTGTGAGATTCAAAAGGGATgatgagaagaaagatgaaCGAGTTGACAAAATTATTTCCTTGATCAATGCAAAATTTGATTGGAGCAAATTCGTTTGGCAAGTTGAGGAAGATATGCGGACTCAAGATCAGCTACATGAGAAGGTTGATGTTGCTGTGGAAGCTAGTCAAGATCAGATAGATGGGAAAGATGAGGTTGCCGTGGAAGGTGAACTAGAAGTATCTGAAAAAGAAGAACAGGTTGAACCTGTAGCTAAAAGAAGGGTCACGAGGAACGCAAAGGATCCCGGTTGTGAGTCTAGGAAGAGACAACTACTTTGCCAACGCGCGGCAGAACAGAACACTGGTCTCGATGATCAAACGAAGATTTTTATTACGGGATTGTTCAACACCTCCTTCAACTCAATGAAGGAAGAGGTTAAGAAGCATGTGGATCATCGCTATGACAAGCTTGACAGTGAGATTGCATAG